The following proteins are encoded in a genomic region of Rattus rattus isolate New Zealand chromosome 2, Rrattus_CSIRO_v1, whole genome shotgun sequence:
- the Med10 gene encoding mediator of RNA polymerase II transcription subunit 10, producing MAEKFDHLEEHLEKFVENIRQLGIIVSDFQPSSQAGLSQKLNFIVTGLQDIDKCRQQLHDITVPLEVFEYIDQGRNPQLYTKECLERALAKNEQVKGKIDTMKKFKSLLIQELSKVFPEDMAKYRSIRGEDHPPS from the exons ATGGCGGAGAAGTTTGACCATCTAGAGGAGCACCTGGAGAAGTTCGTGGAGAACATTCGGCAGCTCGGCATCATCGTCAGCGACTTCCAGCCCAGCAGCCAGGCGGGGCTGAGCCAGAAGCT GAACTTCATTGTTACGGGCTTACAGGACATAGATAAATGCAGACAGCAGCTACATGATATCACGGTGCCTCTGGAAGTTTTTGA ATACATTGATCAAGGTCGAAATCCCCAGCTCTACACCAAAGAATGCCTGGAGAGGGCTCTTGCTAAAAATGAACAAGTCAAGGGGAAGATCGACACAATGAAG AAATTTAAAAGCCTACTGATTCAGGAACTTTCTAAAGTGTTTCCAGAAGACATGGCCAAGTATCGGAGCATTCGGGGGGAGGATCACCCGCCTTCCTAA